One region of Enterobacter ludwigii genomic DNA includes:
- the tpx gene encoding thiol peroxidase, which produces MSQLVHFQGNPVAVAGSIPQAGSKAQAFTLVAKDLSDVTLAQFAGKRKVLNIFPSIDTGVCAASVRKFNQLATEMDNTVVLCISADLPFAQSRFCGAEGLSNVITLSTLRSQDFLEKYGVSIAEGPLKGLAARAVLVIDENDNVVFSELVNEITTEPDYTAALDVLKA; this is translated from the coding sequence ATGTCACAACTCGTTCATTTCCAGGGCAACCCGGTTGCTGTTGCAGGTTCCATTCCGCAGGCTGGCAGCAAAGCTCAGGCTTTTACTCTGGTGGCTAAAGATCTGTCTGACGTCACACTGGCTCAGTTTGCGGGTAAACGCAAAGTGCTGAACATTTTCCCAAGCATTGATACCGGTGTTTGTGCTGCATCCGTACGTAAGTTCAACCAGCTGGCGACTGAAATGGACAACACGGTTGTGCTGTGCATTTCCGCTGACCTGCCGTTTGCCCAGTCTCGTTTCTGCGGTGCCGAAGGCCTGAGCAACGTTATCACCCTCTCCACTCTGCGCAGCCAGGATTTCCTGGAAAAATACGGCGTCAGCATCGCGGAAGGCCCGCTGAAAGGCCTGGCAGCACGCGCTGTACTGGTTATTGATGAAAATGACAATGTCGTATTTAGCGAACTGGTTAACGAAATCACCACCGAACCAGATTACACTGCTGCGCTGGACGTGCTGAAAGCATAA
- the ycjG gene encoding L-Ala-D/L-Glu epimerase, translating into MRSVKVYEEAWPLHSPFVISRGSRSEAGVVVVEIEEEGFKGTGECTPYPRYGESAASVMAAIMTLVPDLQKGLSHEALQQRLPAGAARNAIDCAFWNLEAAKQQKPLTSLLGVALPQSVVTAQTVVIGEPEQMAASAKALFDAGATLLKVKLDDRLISERMVAIRAAVPSATLIVDANESWHPEGLAARCQLLADLGVAMLEQPLPAKDDAALKNFIHPLPVCADESCHTRESLSGLQGSYEMINIKLDKTGGLTEALALAAQARSEGFSVMLGCMLCTSRAINAALPLVNQASFADLDGPTWLAVDVSPALNFTSGVLHL; encoded by the coding sequence ATGAGAAGCGTTAAAGTCTATGAAGAAGCCTGGCCATTGCATAGCCCATTTGTCATCTCCCGCGGCAGCCGAAGTGAGGCCGGTGTGGTGGTGGTTGAAATTGAAGAAGAGGGGTTTAAAGGTACGGGAGAATGCACGCCATACCCACGCTATGGAGAAAGTGCTGCGTCAGTGATGGCGGCTATCATGACCCTGGTACCCGATCTGCAAAAAGGGCTCTCGCACGAAGCATTACAGCAGCGTTTACCTGCAGGAGCGGCACGTAACGCTATTGATTGCGCGTTCTGGAATCTTGAAGCCGCTAAACAGCAAAAACCCCTGACATCGTTGCTGGGGGTGGCCTTGCCGCAATCGGTCGTTACGGCGCAAACCGTTGTTATTGGTGAGCCGGAACAGATGGCTGCCAGCGCAAAAGCGCTTTTTGATGCAGGGGCCACCCTGTTAAAGGTGAAGCTCGACGATCGTCTGATTAGCGAAAGAATGGTTGCCATTCGCGCGGCAGTGCCGTCGGCCACACTGATTGTTGACGCCAACGAATCATGGCATCCCGAAGGGCTTGCCGCGCGATGTCAGCTGCTGGCTGACCTGGGCGTGGCGATGCTGGAACAACCTCTACCCGCAAAGGATGATGCGGCGCTGAAGAATTTTATCCATCCGTTGCCTGTGTGCGCGGATGAAAGCTGTCATACCCGCGAGAGTCTGAGCGGGCTACAGGGCAGCTATGAGATGATCAACATTAAGCTCGACAAAACCGGTGGGCTAACGGAAGCGCTGGCCCTGGCGGCTCAGGCCCGGTCGGAGGGTTTTTCCGTGATGCTGGGATGCATGCTTTGTACATCCCGGGCGATCAATGCGGCACTCCCGCTGGTCAATCAGGCCAGTTTTGCTGACCTGGATGGCCCGACATGGCTGGCGGTTGACGTTTCACCGGCGCTTAATTTTACCAGCGGCGTGCTTCATCTTTGA